GCCCAACCTTGTCATCAGCCTACTATTCCATCTGGGTTCGCGCTTTAGCACTCAGATAGTCTCAATCCTGCTCTGCGCATTGCGGCCGCTAACCTGATGCTGGCAGCCAGCGGCGGTTCACGGATTCACATCGAAGCGTCCACATTGCCTGGCCAGGTCTTTGAGCACTACTACTGGTATGTATATCTCTCAATAGGGTCCTGCGACCGACTTGAGTTGTACATCTTGTTGCGACGCGGCCCCTGAGTCCCCAGCGCTGCCCTCCCTGTAGCCCGTCACCGGGCAGCGGTGACGACCTCCCCAACCAGCTCAAGCCCAGCCCAGCCTTGGTGGAACAACATCAGAAGCATCCAAGATGCCATCAAACATCATCGAGAGCCATCTGCTAACTCGCCATGCTACAGATTCGACGCCCGTTTATCCTTCCCCGACCGCCATTCGTCCCAAGTCGTCTTTTGCGACACCGGCAGGATCGGTGCGCCCCCAACCACATACACCCACAAAGACTCTCTTTAGAGGCTTTGGAATACAAGACCAAGACCGGACATATCGGTCATGCAAGTTCCCAACATGCTTGCTGAAACCCGGGTTGCTGGTACACGCTTCCCTGAGGTCGAACAGCTCATAGCGGGCCGACACCACGACGCCATGCAGTCGCCTCCCGACTATGACATGATGGCTCAGCGAGAAGACTCTGGCATCATGGATGTATATCCGAGTACCGAGACGGGCTCGGCGCATGGCTCCTTGTCGCCCTCTAAGCAGATGCCCAAGAAGCACGTCAGCTTCGAGCTACTGCTACCCCAATCGCCAGCCCACAAGGCTCGTTTACCGATGCGAGTTGATATCTACCCCCATGATACGACAGACTCCATCATTACCACAGTCAAGAACTTCTACGGTCTGTACGAGCGCCGAGGCGTCATCTTTGAGGACCGCCATGGCAATACGCTCATCGCGCGCTTCGAGAACTTCGAACACGGCATGACTATCTATGTTCGCGTCTCTCCAGAGAGTATGGACGCCGAAGACTACTCTCCTGATCCCAGACAGCAGACCATCTCGCCCCGTCGCCCTCGACTTCATCTTGATGAGGCCTTCCAGATGCTCCCGCCCCACCATCATCAGCAAGCGGGCTCCAGATCAGGATCCCGTCATGCGCGCCAAAGTCACTCACCTCAACCAGGTCGTGGCCGAAGAAGCGTCTCCGCCAGTAAGCGTATGCGCACTTCTGCAAAGAGTCGCGCAAACAGCTCGCATGGAAGCTTCGCCAATGGTGACGACTACAGCGATAGCGAAGGCGAGCATGGCTCTGTGACCAGCTCGCGTCGCTCAAGGAAAGAGCCCCTTGCAAGTGCTGAAATCAGCGTTGACAACATCGTTGAAGGCGGCCGCCGAAAGCGAGCCAAATTTGACAGCTCGGTAAGTACCTACAGAGGGCATGTATCGTACAATAGTCTGACACCCGTTCCTTCCACAGGAGCTGCCTCTGTTCGTACCACCTCAAGTTCCTATGACTGCTTCCTTGTCGTCCGTGTCTCCTCAACGGCGTATCAGCGGCAATACCGCTGGTTCTCCATACTCTGCCAATCAGCAGACTTTCTCATACTCGCATCCACTGCCTTCGCCGCAGAGTTTTGGCCAGGGAGAAAGCTCCTACCTCCAAGGACTCGTCACACCCTACTCTGCGTCTAGCAGCCAGGCACAGGGATACAAGTCACGCGCTCGAGGCTCAGGACAACACGCCCATTATCGCTATTCCGGTAGCGGTGGAGCTCTGCCCACACCCGATACCACTCTTGCGAGTATTAGCGTCATCTCTGACGAAGACGTTGCCCGCCAGCTTATGCGCTTGGGTGATGCCTCCAACTTCTCCAATCATCGTACTTCCACTTCCACGCTTGACGATGCCTTCAGCGGAAAGGCCGATGCAGCGTCATCCAGTGATGAGAGCGCTGATGGCAGTGACGATGACAATGAACTTCCCCCTCTTCCATACATGGCTCGTACAATGCACGACCACACTCGTGTTTACGACGGGGCCGAGAGCAGTGGGGAGGATTATGAGGATGATCGGGACGGATCCTTCAAGGGCGCCAGTGACGAGATGATGCCCGATGAGCACAACAACTATCGTGTACAGTCTGGCGTCATCAAAGCTCGTTCCGTGTCGAGCAAGTCTGGCAAGCATGGCAAGCCTCGCGCAGTCTCGAAGAGCAAGAGCAAGGTCAATGGCACCAGCAAAACACCAATGTCGCCCTCTTCTCTTCCGTCACAATCAAGGAAGGCATCTAATGCATCATTGAACTTCCAACACCAGCTCGGTGTCGATGAGGAAGACCTTTCCAGCAAGCCTCGTTGCCAACGCTGCCGTAAGAGCAAAAAGGGCTGCGACCGTCAACGACCCTGCCAGCGTTGCAAAGATGCCGGTATCAGCGCCGACGGGTGCGTAAGCGAGGACGAAGGTAACGGTAGAAAAGGCCGTTACGGACGCCACATGGGTGTCTCAGTCAAGAAGAACTCAACATCGTCAGCGACGTCAATGGCTCCTCCCCCAATGTACGAATACAACATGCCGATGGACGGTGCACACTCGATGAGCATGTCCCTGGACAAAAGCAAGAAACGCAAGAGGTAGGGAGATGTGTTGCGAAGACAATCACGTTGGGGTGTTGGATCGGAGCGATGTCGGCTTGGCTTGGTTGCTTCTGCTCATCCCGTATCTCCCTGCACATTCATTTTGGACATTACTGTTAGTCGCatgcctctcctctctggAGTCTTGGATAGCGAAGCTCCGCGTTGCTTTGGCGCCTTCTTGTCCCGCTCCTTGGCGAGGGCGGTAAAAGTGTTTTTTCGCGCTTTATTTCTAGCAGTACGCACCAAGGAAGCGAAGCGAAATTTGAGATTGTCACGGTGTTATAGGATAAGACCGGGCTGGGCTGGTTGAGAGGCATGGGTTCCTAGGGGGCAACGGCTGGGTTAGAGGTTCTGGGTGTTGGAAGACGGGTTTGGGTCATCCATGCTGTCCGCTTTGGCGAGCGTTTTCATATGTTCACTCCTTTACGACTTCGGTTGGCACTGTAGCGAAATCTAGTCGACGATATTCAATGATTAGCTTATTAGAACAAGGCGGTC
The sequence above is a segment of the Pyrenophora tritici-repentis strain M4 chromosome 3, whole genome shotgun sequence genome. Coding sequences within it:
- a CDS encoding zinc finger containing protein → MLAETRVAGTRFPEVEQLIAGRHHDAMQSPPDYDMMAQREDSGIMDVYPSTETGSAHGSLSPSKQMPKKHVSFELLLPQSPAHKARLPMRVDIYPHDTTDSIITTVKNFYGLYERRGVIFEDRHGNTLIARFENFEHGMTIYVRVSPESMDAEDYSPDPRQQTISPRRPRLHLDEAFQMLPPHHHQQAGSRSGSRHARQSHSPQPGRGRRSVSASKRMRTSAKSRANSSHGSFANGDDYSDSEGEHGSVTSSRRSRKEPLASAEISVDNIVEGGRRKRAKFDSSELPLFVPPQVPMTASLSSVSPQRRISGNTAGSPYSANQQTFSYSHPLPSPQSFGQGESSYLQGLVTPYSASSSQAQGYKSRARGSGQHAHYRYSGSGGALPTPDTTLASISVISDEDVARQLMRLGDASNFSNHRTSTSTLDDAFSGKADAASSSDESADGSDDDNELPPLPYMARTMHDHTRVYDGAESSGEDYEDDRDGSFKGASDEMMPDEHNNYRLGVDEEDLSSKPRCQRCRKSKKGCDRQRPCQRCKDAGISADGCVSEDEGNGRKGRYGRHMGVSVKKNSTSSATSMAPPPMYEYNMPMDGAHSMSMSLDKSKKRKR